A region of Methyloversatilis discipulorum DNA encodes the following proteins:
- a CDS encoding quinoprotein dehydrogenase-associated SoxYZ-like carrier, translating into MDALPTLRTAASPLRWLLAVSLFVGALPPASADAAWPKMRSALFGERSFGSDPAVLALEAPDRAEDASIVPVSLRVGPAGGALRTLWLLVDENPSPLAARFTLHDAVVGSIETRLRVERYTTVRAIGETDDGRLYMAEHFVRAAGGCSAPIGPADDSESAIGRMSMRRFDVAGARSELELRIRHPNHSGLEVDLDTRGYVAADYVRELRVLQDGRPLLDAELDISISRNPYLRFGIAADARRLDVQVGDSRERRFDARFPPDATTP; encoded by the coding sequence ATGGACGCGCTGCCGACACTGCGGACGGCGGCCTCACCGCTGCGCTGGCTGCTCGCCGTATCACTGTTCGTCGGTGCGCTGCCGCCGGCGTCAGCCGACGCGGCCTGGCCGAAGATGCGCAGCGCGCTGTTCGGCGAGCGCAGCTTCGGCAGTGACCCAGCGGTGCTGGCGCTGGAGGCGCCCGATCGCGCGGAGGACGCATCGATCGTGCCGGTCTCACTGCGCGTGGGCCCGGCGGGCGGCGCGCTGCGCACGCTGTGGCTGCTGGTCGACGAAAACCCGTCACCGCTCGCGGCGCGCTTCACGCTGCACGACGCGGTGGTCGGCAGCATCGAGACGCGGCTGCGCGTCGAGCGCTACACCACGGTGCGCGCCATCGGCGAAACCGACGACGGCCGGCTCTACATGGCCGAGCACTTCGTGCGCGCGGCCGGTGGCTGTTCGGCACCCATCGGTCCAGCCGACGACAGTGAGTCGGCGATCGGCCGCATGTCGATGCGCCGCTTCGACGTCGCCGGCGCGCGCAGCGAACTCGAACTGCGCATCCGCCACCCGAACCACTCCGGACTCGAAGTCGATCTGGACACGCGCGGCTACGTCGCCGCCGACTACGTACGCGAACTGCGTGTGCTGCAGGACGGTCGCCCGCTGCTCGACGCCGAACTCGACATCTCGATCAGCCGCAATCCCTATCTGCGTTTCGGCATCGCCGCCGACGCGCGCCGTCTCGACGTACAGGTCGGCGACAGTCGCGAACGCCGCTTCGACGCACGCTTTCCACCGGACGCCACAACGCCGTGA
- a CDS encoding S1 family peptidase: MTRRLLIAAACIGASTATSAAPSAEAMMKMSRAVLKVSALGDDDNLSVGSAVVIGPDSALTNCHVTRHARIIVLSRGLARHAVVGQRADVSRDLCLLRTAEPLPYPAVELRPTRSLTLGERVLAHGYSGGMEAHFARGLIVDLHAAGGSHVIQTSAGFLQGASGGGLFDEEGRLIGITTFLTSAGRTEYFAMPADWTDRLRERTEEAPKPLTGSALWAQLPAHQPWFMRLLEPLSRKDWPTVAQMADEWMAAEPHAPAAALMCARAARAQARPARMTQCLQRALEGARDSEVELTRIAAWARSEGLDEAVAASTTALARLRPLPRGD, translated from the coding sequence GTGACGCGCCGGCTGCTGATCGCCGCCGCCTGTATCGGCGCCTCGACCGCGACCAGCGCCGCACCGTCGGCCGAAGCCATGATGAAGATGTCGCGCGCCGTGCTGAAGGTGTCGGCGCTGGGCGACGACGACAATCTGTCGGTCGGCTCGGCCGTCGTGATCGGGCCGGACAGTGCACTGACCAACTGCCACGTCACCCGCCACGCCCGCATCATCGTGCTGTCGCGCGGGCTGGCGCGGCACGCGGTGGTCGGCCAGCGCGCCGACGTGTCGCGCGACCTCTGCCTGCTGCGCACCGCCGAGCCGCTGCCCTACCCGGCGGTGGAGCTGCGCCCCACGCGCAGCCTGACGCTGGGCGAACGCGTGCTCGCCCATGGCTACTCGGGCGGCATGGAAGCGCATTTCGCGCGCGGCCTCATCGTCGATCTGCACGCGGCGGGCGGCAGTCACGTCATCCAGACCTCGGCCGGCTTCCTGCAGGGTGCCAGCGGCGGTGGTCTGTTCGACGAGGAAGGCCGGCTGATCGGCATCACCACTTTCCTGACCAGCGCCGGCCGCACCGAGTACTTCGCGATGCCCGCCGACTGGACCGACCGCCTGCGCGAGCGCACGGAGGAGGCACCGAAGCCGCTGACCGGGTCTGCGCTGTGGGCGCAGTTGCCAGCACACCAGCCCTGGTTCATGCGCCTGCTCGAACCGCTGTCGCGCAAGGACTGGCCGACGGTGGCACAGATGGCCGACGAATGGATGGCCGCCGAGCCGCACGCACCGGCAGCGGCGCTGATGTGCGCCCGCGCCGCGCGCGCGCAGGCGCGGCCGGCGCGCATGACGCAGTGCCTGCAGCGGGCGCTGGAAGGTGCGCGCGACAGCGAGGTCGAACTGACCCGCATCGCTGCCTGGGCACGCAGTGAAGGGCTGGACGAGGCCGTCGCCGCCAGCACGACGGCGCTGGCACGGCTGCGTCCGCTGCCGCGCGGCGACTGA
- a CDS encoding peptidylprolyl isomerase → MHRSRLLVTTLVALLALPAVAATDTVVTVNGRAVPRAQLDFIIKEQIRQGRPASPDLSRQAREELIGREVLAQEAERKLGRSEALKTRIEFMRQQALLNALREDFFLNTQPSDAEVRKVYDTLSSRAGEREYRVRHILVGDEAQAKSLHEQLGKGARFEDLAKAHSKDSDSAPAGGLLEWTPEGQFSPEFAAALPQMTRGKVGDAPVRSGAGWHLIRLEDVRPAQPPRFEDVKPRIVESLIEQKWRSYVKELQARAVVK, encoded by the coding sequence ATGCATCGCAGCCGCCTGCTTGTCACCACCCTCGTCGCACTGCTCGCCCTGCCAGCCGTCGCCGCCACCGACACCGTCGTCACCGTCAATGGCCGGGCGGTGCCGCGCGCCCAGCTCGACTTCATCATCAAGGAACAGATCCGTCAGGGCCGCCCGGCCTCGCCCGATCTGTCGCGCCAGGCGCGCGAGGAACTGATCGGTCGCGAGGTGCTGGCGCAGGAGGCCGAACGCAAGCTCGGCCGCAGCGAGGCGCTGAAGACGCGCATCGAGTTCATGCGCCAGCAGGCACTGCTCAATGCCTTGCGCGAGGACTTCTTCCTGAACACGCAGCCGTCCGACGCCGAAGTGCGCAAGGTCTACGACACGCTGTCGAGTCGCGCCGGCGAGCGCGAATACCGCGTGCGGCACATTCTGGTCGGCGATGAGGCGCAGGCGAAGTCGCTGCATGAACAGCTCGGCAAGGGTGCGCGCTTCGAGGATCTGGCGAAGGCCCACTCGAAGGACAGCGACAGCGCGCCGGCCGGCGGCCTGCTCGAATGGACGCCGGAGGGCCAGTTTTCGCCCGAATTCGCCGCCGCGCTGCCGCAGATGACGCGCGGCAAGGTAGGCGACGCCCCGGTGCGCAGCGGCGCCGGCTGGCACCTGATCCGGCTGGAGGACGTGCGTCCGGCGCAGCCGCCGCGTTTCGAGGACGTGAAGCCGCGCATCGTCGAGTCGCTGATCGAGCAGAAATGGCGCAGCTACGTGAAGGAGCTGCAGGCGCGCGCGGTGGTGAAGTGA
- a CDS encoding NAD(P)-dependent methylenetetrahydromethanopterin dehydrogenase — MTQRILYFLVPGSNISPFDVTIAADAGFDQVIPLTGIRPENVTALVQDAIFCRPPNRFNDTGIFIGGRDVHMATDMFQSAKGAMVGDFQVGVFADPNGAYTTSAAVVALVEKAVNASTGSGLAGRTVSVFGTGPVGLCTAILAARQGAKARLCQLTADDDSKAALRFCERYNAKVEWVSAETHRDKVNVVADSEIAVSAAKAGIRILDAEVLEAGGKLIACADTNAVPPSGIEGIGVNDRAIPVEVGPARFLSIGPLAIGSLKYKTQFGLYRSIQTGSSPALIDFPEAYAYALQELAQSKPA; from the coding sequence ATGACGCAACGGATACTCTATTTCCTGGTGCCGGGCAGCAATATCAGCCCCTTCGACGTGACCATTGCCGCCGATGCGGGCTTCGACCAGGTGATACCGCTCACCGGCATCCGCCCGGAGAACGTGACGGCGCTGGTTCAGGACGCCATCTTCTGTCGCCCGCCCAATCGTTTCAACGACACCGGCATCTTCATCGGCGGCCGTGACGTCCATATGGCAACCGACATGTTCCAGTCGGCCAAAGGCGCCATGGTCGGCGACTTCCAAGTCGGCGTGTTCGCCGACCCGAACGGTGCCTACACCACCTCGGCCGCCGTCGTCGCGCTGGTCGAGAAGGCGGTCAATGCGAGCACCGGCTCGGGTCTCGCCGGGCGCACCGTATCCGTTTTCGGCACCGGTCCTGTCGGTCTGTGCACCGCCATCCTGGCCGCACGCCAGGGCGCGAAGGCGCGGCTGTGCCAGCTCACCGCGGACGACGATTCCAAGGCGGCGCTGCGCTTCTGCGAGCGCTATAACGCCAAGGTCGAATGGGTGTCCGCCGAAACCCACCGCGACAAGGTCAATGTGGTCGCCGACAGCGAAATCGCCGTCAGCGCCGCGAAGGCCGGCATCCGCATCCTCGACGCCGAAGTGCTGGAAGCCGGCGGCAAGCTGATCGCCTGTGCCGACACCAACGCGGTGCCGCCCTCCGGCATCGAAGGTATCGGTGTGAACGACCGTGCGATTCCGGTCGAAGTGGGTCCGGCCCGCTTCCTCAGCATCGGCCCGCTGGCGATCGGCAGCCTGAAGTACAAGACGCAGTTCGGTCTCTACCGCTCGATACAGACCGGCTCGTCGCCGGCCCTGATCGACTTCCCCGAGGCATATGCGTATGCGCTGCAGGAGCTGGCGCAGAGCAAGCCCGCCTGA